TCAGGCGCGGCGGGCTGTCTGCCTTTTTCGATGATCGCGTTGCGCTGCAGCACGCCGAAGCGATGCTGTTCGTCGATGACTGCGAGGCGCAGATCTTTATAATGCACGTTTCGGGAAAAAAGCGCGTGGGTTCCGATTACGATATCGATGTCACCCGCTTTGAGCGATTTCAAAAGCGGGCCGCGGCTTTCCGCGGTGATGTTTCCGGTCAGAAACGCAAGCGTAACGCCCGTTTGTTCCAGCAGTTTCGCCGCGCTTTCGGCATGTTGGCGGGCGAGCAGTTCCGTCGGGGCGAGGAGCGCACATTGCCCGCCCCAGTCGGCGGTGCGCAGACAGGCGAAGAAAGCGGTGAGCGTTTTGCCTGAACCGACGTCGCCTTGAACGAGGCGCGCCATCGTATAAAGCGGTTTGCCGGCGGCGGCTTTCGCCCTGCTTTGTTCGGCTCGGTCTATATCGTCGTTCATTTCCGAAATGCATTTCATTTGATCGGCTGTCAGCTCGAACGGCAATGAATCGAACAGTTTTTTCTGCCGGGGCGACAATTTGCGTGCGAACGTTTCGGTAAGCGTTTCTTGCGTGTGTTCCCGTTCGGAATTTTCCGGCATAACGTCCGAGCCCGTGGCAAAAAAAGGCTGCTTTTCATCGTCGGGAAGGCGTCCTTTGTGGCGCAGGGCGCTCAAGCCGATCGCCGTTTGAAAATGATACAGTTCTTCATAGATAAGCGTGCGCCGTGCGTCGAGTGCCTGCCGCAGTGTCTCCGGGCAGTGCATGGCGTGTAACGCCGCCTGCTTGCGGAGCAAGTGTCGGGTTTCGATAACGTCCGCAGGCAGCGTGTCTTCTATTCCCCGCGCGTATTCCTGCAGCGCTTTCCGTACGGCTTTCCGCATCTGCGCCTGAGAGAGGCCCGCGGTAAGCGAATACACGGGAAAAACCGCCGAGCCGGGAACGCGTTTCGTTTCATATTCGGCGAGCGAACCGCCGGGCGCGATGAGCGCAGTTTCAAACGCACTGCTTTGTAGCCGGCCGTACCGTTCCGAAAACGTTCCGGTTACGGCGATGATCGCGCCGTCCGGCAGCGATTTTTCCAAAAACGGCCGGTTGAACGCGACGAGTTCCGCATCGGCCGAGCCGTCCGTTATATGGATTTTGAGCGTTTTCATTTTTCCATAGCCGAACCAGCTGTGTCCGGTTACCCGGGCGACGGTATGTACTTTTCCGTTGGAACGGAACTGTGCGAGCGGAACCCGCTGCGTGCGGTCTTCCCAATCGCGCGGATAATACGCAAGCAAATCAGCAACCGTGTAAATACCGAGCGCGGCGAACAGTTTTGCCCGTGCGGGACCTATGCCCGCAAGCGTGGAGACCGGTGTTTCGATTTCCGTCAGTTTCATAGTCCGTATGCGAACCGGCTGCGGATTTTCAGAACGGCAGATGCAGGCAGAGCGATATGATTATCCGCATCAGACTGCCCAATACGAGCTGGCAGACGACCAGAACCGCCAAACTGATGCCGATCGCTTTTTTTTGAGACAGAAATTGACTGTTTTTGGTACTGAACATGCCTGCAATCCGGTATATGACGGGATTCAGCGTGCTGTCGAGCATTTGCCATATTGAGGACGACGCGTTTTTGCTGACGAGCAGGACGATCAGCCTGATGACGAGCAGCAGAATCAGGAATCCGAGCACCGACGACAGCACGACCCACACGACGTTCAGCAGCGCGGCGAGTATGCCGCCGAGTGAAATACTGTTCTGCAGTACGATGGAACTGAACAGCGACGAGGCTGCGACCAGTACGCCGATCGCCGCAACCGGACTGAAATCTATCATGCCGATACGGAGAAATCTGAACCGCTTGAATACGTCGAGATACGGATCGCAGATCCGTGCGAGAAACTGCACGAATTTACTGTACGTCAGGGACGGCACCCAGGTAAGCAATATTCTGATAAAACACAGCATCGTGTATACCGAAACAATACCGGTCAGTATGTTCAAAATCAGCGCCATAAAACACTCCTGTAACCGCAGCTATTCCCGCCATACGGAATCGACCAGCGGCTGGCTTTCCAGTTCACTGATGAACGAGTCGGTTCCGGGAACGGTCATCTGCGCGTTCGATTTGACTATGTAGTCTTTGTTATCAGTCTCCATATGAAAATATACACAACAAGTACCGGTAGTGCCAAATAAAAAATCACGCAGCGGGTATAATTGCTGTTCTTTCGTAAAAAACGAGCTCAATTTGACGTGCAGCTCGCGTGCGGTTTTTACTTGAAGCGCGGCGGGATCCAGTAATTCATCCACTAAAAAGGACGGCGCGTCGGGATCGCGGCTTTTGTCCACTTTGCCTGCAAACGCCTGCACCGTTTCTTCAGCAACTCTGCCGGTGGCTTTTATCTGTTCCCACGTTTTCGGAAAGAACGTCAGATCGAAGGAACCGTTCAAATCTTCCAATTGGGCGAACGCCATCTGAGCGCCTTTTTTGGTCGTAATGGTTCTGATATTCTTTAAAAGGCCGATGATCTGATATTGTTTTCCTTCCTGTGCACGTCCCATGGTGGCGGACGTTACCGTCGCCGCGTTTTTGATCGTTTCACGGTATTTATCGAGCGGATGTCCCGACACGTAGCAGCCGATCAGTTCTTTTTCCATATTGAGCATTTCCATAACCGGGATTTCCGGCTGCTCTTCATATTTGAAATCCGCGAATTCCTGCACGCCGCTGTCTTCAAAAAGGCTTACCTGGCCGAACCGTCCGGCGCTTTTTTTGCTTTCGGCATAGTCGATCGCCCGTTCCATATTCGCGGTGAGCGTCGCCCGGTTTTTATCGAGCTTGTCGAACGCGCCCGTTTTGATGAGCACTTCAATGGCTTTTTTGTTCACGTCGTGCGTGTTCACGCGGTCGAGAAAATTCATGAAATCGGTATACGGGCCGTTCGCTTTGCGTTCGGCGATAATCGCGTCGGCGGCTGCTTCTCCCAGCCCTTTGATACCGAGCAGCCCGAACACGATGCGCCCGTCGACGACGTCGAACACTTTATCCGAGCGGTTTATATCCGGCGGGTCGATTTCGAGGCCCATGGAACGTCCTTCGGTGATATATTCGGGCAGCTTGTCGGTACTGGTGATTTCGTTCGTCAAGTTGGCCGCGATGAATTCCGCCGGAAAGTTCGCTTTCAGATATGCCGTACGGTACGCAACGACCGAATAGGCGGCGGCGTGGCTTTTGTTAAAACCGTAGCCGGCGAACGGAATCATGATTTCAAAAATGTCCGCCGCGTGTTCGGCGGTAAAGCCGTTTTTGACCGCGCCTTCGATAAACTTGGTTTTTTCGGCGGCCATAACTTCGACTTTTTTCTTTCCCATAGCACGGCGCAGCATATCCGCACCGCCGAGCGAGTAACCGGCGATACGCTGTGCGACTTGCATGACCTGTTCCTGATATACCATAACGCCGTACGTTTCTTCAAGGATGCTTTTCAGGCACGGATCGGGATAGGTTATTTTTGAACTGTCGAATTTGCCTTCAATATATTGGGGAATATAATCCATCGGACCGGGACGGTACAGTGCGTTCAAAGCGACGATGTCTTCAAGACGGCGCGGCTGCGCCTGCTTCAGGATTTTCTGCATACCGGGACTTTCAAACTGGAACACTGCGGACGTTTGTCCCGCGCAGAACAGATCGAACGTTTTTTCATCGGTTTCGGAAACTTCATCCGCCCTGAACTGCTCGTATCCCGGCCGCTTTCGGATGATCCGCTCGGCGTATTTTATGAGCGTGAGCGTTTTGAGTCCGAGGTAATCCATTTTGACCAGTCCGCACGGTTCGATGATATCCATCGTGTACTGTACGGCGACTTTTCCCGTTTTGCTATCTTTGTAGACCGGCGCCCATTCGGGGAGTTTCGATTTGCCGATTACGATGCCCGAAGCGTGCAGACTGGTGTTGCGGTTGTTGTCTTCGAGTTTAAAGCACAAATCGAACAGTTCTTTATAGCGCGGATCGTTCCGGTACGGAGCGAGCTGTCCCGAGCCGGGAATCTTTTCGTTTACTTCAAACGCGTCTTTGAGGTGTACCTTCGGTCCATCGGGAACAAGCTTGGTGAGTATGTTTACTTCGCTGAGCGGAATATCCAGAACGCGGGCAACGTCTTTGATAACGGCCTTCGCCTTGAGCGTTCCGAACGTTACGATATGTCCGACCTGCGGATCGCCGTATTTGCGTCTGGTGTATTCGATAACGTCCTGCCGGCCTTCGTAACAGATATCGACGTCGAAGTCCGGCATACTGATGCGCTCCGGATTCAAAAAACGCTCAAAAATCAAATTGAAGCGGAACGGATCTATATCGGTAATGGTCATGGCGTACGCGACGAGCGAACCCGCCCCCGAACCGCGTCCGGGTCCTACGGGAATGTCGTTCTGTTTTGCCCAGTTGATAAAATCCCATACTATCAGAAAATAACCGGAAAATCCCATCTGAAAAATGATACCGAGTTCGTACTCGGCGCGCTGCCTGATTTCTTCCGTAATTTCCGGATAGCGTTTTTCAAGTCCCTTATATACCAGATGCCGTACGTAATCGTCCTGAGTTTTGAATTCCGGCGGAATCTGATACACGGGCAGGCAGTCTTTCAGTTCTTTCGTACTGAACTGCGGAATCGTCAGATCGCACATGTCCGCGACCCGTTTCGTGTTTTCGATCATTTCGGGATAGGCGGGAAACAGCTGTGCCATTTCTTCGCCCGTTTTCATGTAAAATTCGGTTCCTTCGAATTTCATCCTCCGCGGATCGTCCCGCGTTTTTTTTGTGCCGATACAGACGAGTACGTCTTGCGCGATATAATCTTCTTTCAGACAATAATGAATATCGTTTGTCACTACCATCGGTACGCCGAGTTTGCGCGCGATGTCGATCAGTTTGGGCGCAACTTCTTTTTGCTGCGCGATGCCGTGATCCTGCAGTTCGATAAAATAATTTTCCGCACCGAAGATGTCCCGGTAGCGGCGCACGAGGTCTTCGGCTTCTTTGTTTTGGTTGTTCAGCAGCAGCTGCGGCAGCTGTCCGGCAAGGCACGCGCTCAGGCAGACGAGCCCGCCCGAATACTCGCGGATCAGTTCTTCGTCGATACGGGGCTTGTAATACATACCTTCCGTGTAGGAACGGGAAGTGAGCATCATCAAATTCCGGTAGCCTTCGACGTTTTTGGCGATCAGTATGAGATGGTAATATTTGTTTCCCTGTTCGGTTCCTTTATGCTCGTGGCGGCTGCTGCCCGCGACGTAAAATTCACAGCCGACCAGCGGTTTTATACCTTCTTTGTGGCACAGCTGTTCAAAACGCAGCGCGCCGAACATGTTGCCGTGATCGGTCAGCGCGAGCGCGCTCATGCCGAGTTCTTTTGCCCGTGCGACGAGCGTTTTTACTTTTGCCGCGCCGTCGAGAAGCGAATAATCCGAGTGAACGTGTAAATGTACGAAATCTGTTACAGCCATGCGTATATTGTACCGGTGCGCGCGTTTTTTTGCAACGCCGCCGCCGGCATTTCCGCATATTCCGTCCATTGACTTGATACGGTAATATTCTTATAATTGCATAATTATACAGGATTTTTTGTAAAAGGCGGTTTTTTGTGCAGATCACGCTCGATAACCTTGTAAGGACTTATACTGCTTCTTCCGCTGCGTCGAAGGACGTGCACGCGGTCAGAAATATCAGTCTTTCGATTCCGTCCAACAGTATTTTCGGCATTATCGGAAAAAGCGGTGCGGGAAAATCGACGCTGGTCAGGCTTATCAGTCTGCTTGAAAAACCCGATTCCGGTGCAGTTTACTTTGACGACAAGCGGGTCGATATGCTTTCCGGAACCGAGTTGATAGCGCGCCGCCGCCGCATCGGTATGATTTTTCAGAATTTCAACTTGTTCAGTTCCCGAACGGCGGCAAAAAACATTGCGTATCCGCTTGAAATCTGCGGAACGGGAGCCGCGGAGATTTCGGCGCGCGTGGCGGAATTGCTTGAGCTGGTAGGTCTTGCCGACCGCGGAAATTCGCCGGTCAGTCAGCTTTCGGGCGGACAGAAACAGCGTGTGGCGATTGCCCGCGCGCTGGCGAACCGTCCCGATATATTGTTCTGCGACGAAGCGACGAGCGCGCTTGATCCGCAGACGACGCGGTCGATCCTCGAACTCATTCGCCGGATCCAGCGCAAAATGAATTTAACGGTCGTCATGATCACCCATCAGATGGAAGTCGTCCGCGACGCCTGCGATTTCGTCGCCGTACTCGATAACGGAACGCTGGTAGAGCAGGGAACGGTCGAGCATATCTTTTCACGGCCGCAGACCGCCGTTACCAAGGATTTTCTGGCCAATTTGGCGCTGCCGGTTGAAACTGCGGAGCCGAGGGCGGAAACGGACGGAATCGCCGTTCCCGAAGACAGTCTCGTCCGCTGGTCCAAGGAAGGCGGCAAATATACGCTGCGTTTTATCGGTAATTTGACCGGCGAACCCGTATTGAGCAGACTTTCGCGTAATTTCAACATCGAATTCAATATCCGCGCGGGCGGCGTGCAGCGCCTGCCTGCGGAAAACATCGGTACGCTGATCACGGACATTACGGGTTCGGCGGGCGAGGTGGAGCGGGCGCTTGATTATCTGCGTTCGGAAGGCGTTATCGTCGAAGAAGCGTAAGTCGCCGCGTATGCGGCGTGCGGTGCGGCGGGGGTGCGCGTTTGCGCGATGCAATACAGTTGCGCGACGCGATGCGGCTGGCTCGCTTATTATCAGGAGGTAACTGATGGATTTCAATACATTATGTTCGCTTGTCGGCGTGGCGACGGTTCAGACGCTGGTGATGGTTATTACCTCTACTTTTTTCTCGTTATTGCTGGGCCTTCCGCTCGGTATTCTGCTGTGTGCGACCGATCCCGTTTCGGGAATCGCGCCGAAGGCCGTTTTGAACCAGATACTGACGCGCATCGTGAACGCGCTGCGCTCTTTTCCGTTTATCATTCTGATGATTTTGCTGTTTCCGCTTTCCCGCATTATCGTCGGTACCAGTATCGGAACTTCGGCAACGATCGTACCGCTTTCAATCGCCGCCGCTCCGTTCGTTGCCCGCATCATCGAAACGGCGCTGAAAGAAGTTGACCCCGGCGTCATTCAGGCGGCCCGCGCCATGGGCTCTACCGACGTGCAGATTATCGTAAAAGTACTGCTGCCGGAAGCGATGCCGTCTCTCGTTTCGGGCGTAACGCTGACCGTTATCAATCTGATCGGCTACTCGGCAATGGCGGGCGCGATCGGCGGCGGCGGCTTGGGAGATTTGGCGATCCGCTACGGATATCAGCGCTTCCGTCCGGAGGTAATGGTTGCCGCGGTAATCGTAATATTGCTGCTGGTCGAACTTATCCAGTTCGTGGGAACCCGGATAAGCGCGGCGCTGCTGGCTAAACGGTAGCATCCGCTCAGTCGGCGGTCGTGTTGACACGACGAATGCTTTTCGGTATGTTTAATTCATACTAAATTGATAGGTTTATGGAGGATAGAAACATGATGAAAAAAATCATTTCAACAGTGTTTGCTTTGACGGCTGCCGCGGTTTTGTTTGCCGGCGGCGGAAAAGACAAGAACGCGCAAGTTCTGAAAGTAGGAGCCACGCCGGAACCTCACGCGGAAATGCTGAAACTGGTTACCGACGATTTGGCGGAGAAAGGTATTACGCTCAAAATCATCGAGTTTACCGATTACGTAACGCCGAACGAAGCGCTGGAAAGCGGTCAGATCGATGCGAACTTTTTCCAGCATCTGCCGTATATGGATTCTTTCAACAAGGAAAAGGGTTACCATTTAGTCAACGCAGGCGGTATTCATATAGAACCGATGGCGCTGTATTCAAAAAAGGTAACGTCGCTTGACGCGCTGAACGGCGCGACCGTTGCGATTCCGAATGATCCGACGAACGAAGGCCGCGCGCTGCTGCTGCTGCAGTCAGCCGGACTGATCGAATTGAACGGTGCGGCGGGAATTACCGCAACTCCGCTCGATGTAGTTTCAAATCCGCGCAATTTGAAATTCCGCGAAATTGAAGCGGCTTCTCTGCCCCGCGTACTTTCGGACGTCGACGCGGCAGTCATTAACGGCAACTACGCGATTCCCGCCGGACTGGTTGCAAAAACGGACGGGCTGTTCATAGAAGGCGCCGATTCTCCGTACGTAAACATTATCACCGTGAAAGACGGCAATCAGAACGATCCGCGTATCGTCGCTTTGGTAAAAGCGATGCAGAGCAAAGAGATCTCTGATTTTATCGCTTCACGCTATCCGAACGGTGAAGTCGTTCAGGCGTTCATGAGCGGAAACTGAGCAGCGGTTCAGCGTTCCGGGTATTAAAAAAGGCCGTGAAGCGGATTTCAGCTTCACGGCCTTTTCTTTTTGGCGACGGAACCGTTCAGTTTGAAAGGAAGCTTTGCATCAGCGTGACAAATTGATATATCTGTTTATAAATGGCAATTCCCTGCTGTTTTACCGGCTGATCGGCAAAATGTTCCAGTTCTTTCCAATTGATCAGGATTTCAGGATGCGCTTTTTCATGATCGTCGAGCAGCATTTTGATATTTTTTGCGAGCAGGATAAGATGCTGCGTTCCGGTCAGTAAAAACGAACGTGCTTTATCGTTCGTGTCGTTCAAAACGGTGTGCAGAATATTCAGGGCATCGCGATCCCGTTCACAGCGGGAAACGAGGTTTTTCAGTTTTGCGGCGAGCGGCGTATCGTCTGCAAGCGTGTCGTCGAACTCAATGATCTTATCGGAAAGCTCGAGCAGGCCGTGATACGCGTTCGACATCGGAACGGAAAGCGCGGCGGTAGCCCATTGTCCGCGAACCAGCACCAAATCGGAAAATTCCCTGATATTTTTCTTCAGATAATCGAGCAGAAACGCTTTCATATAATTGAGCGGCTGCTGATACATATAGGAACCGGCGTTTTTGCGTTCAAAAGCAAGACTCGCCGTTTCCGTGTAATTTTTTAAACGGACAACCGCGGTCGTGCCGAAGATCGACGTTACCAAAGAATCTATCTTTGACGATTTCTGATCGGATTTGATTTTGACCAGAATACTTTCGGCCTGCTGCCGTATTTTATCGAGGTACGGCTCGATAATATGTTCATCGCGTTCCGTCGGGGTGAACTCGTATCCGGGATCTTTCAAAACGAGTTGGAGCATCATATCCAAAACCCGCGATTTTTGCAGTTCTTTGATACGCGAAAGTATTTTTGTCCACACGCTCTGGGAAATCGGTTCCACACCTTTATGTTCTTTCAGCATACTGAAAATGTCGTTCCAGGAGTCGTAATTCTGCAGCGGCCAGGCTATGCTGATAAAATCTTTTAAATCGTCCGCAATGTATTCTCCGCTGATGTTTTCAAAACGGGGCGGAGCCGAAAATTCCCGTTCGCGTAAATTGGAATCGAATTTTTTCAGCAGAAAATAATAATCGTACTCACAAAACGCTTTGAACAGCATCATCTTATTGTAGGTACCGTCGATTTTCTTGATGGTATCCATATCAAAATCGGAAAAAAGCAGTTCCGCATTGCTTTTTATCTGATTTTCCAGTTCTGACAAAGACAGTTTTTTTGCCTGTTCGTAAACGTATTCTTCGTCGAGTTTTTCTATTAAATCCCGCTGTTTATCCGAAATGACGCTTTGAATGATGAGCGTTTTAAAAGCGTTCGGATTTTGGATGCTTTGGAACATTGCCTGCGCGGGGGCGATAATTTTGTATATTCCGTAAAAGAGTTTGGCAAACGGAACCAGTACTTCGTCACCGCTGAATTTATAGAACTTAAAGCGGGTTTTTGAAAGAGTTTTCGCAATATTTTTCAGCATTCGGCGCTTTTCCACTTCGGGATCCGTGGAACCGAAGATCGACGCGATTAAGCGTTGAAAAATATTCATGTCGGTTTCGGAATTCTTATCTTGTTGTCCCATGGTAACAAATATACGACAAGTTCGGGGAACGGGTCAAGACGTACCGTTTGCTTTCGATCCGGAGTGGCTCCGTACGGGCAGTTCAATGTATACCCGTACCGTTGAAGGCCGTGCACCGCCGGCATCCGGAGGTTCGTTTGAAATGGAAATGCTTCCGTCGTGCAGCTGTACGATCGCTTTCGCAATCGAGAGGCCGAGTCCGCTGCCTTCCGAACTGCGCGAACGGTCCGCCCGGTACAGCCGGTCGAATACGCGCGGTATGTCGGCTTCATCTATACGGCCCGGATTCGTTACGGTTATGGCTGCGGCCGTGCGCCGCCGCGAAGCCGGTGCGTTTTTTTCTTCTATTAAAAACGTTACTATTCCGCCGGCCGCCGTGTGCTGAAACGCGTTCTGCACTATGTTTGAAACGCAGCGCTGGAGCAGCAGGACGTCCGCGTAAAAGACGCTTTCACCGTGTTTCTGCCATCGGACGTCGCACTGCAGCGTAACACCGTTGCGTTCCGCCAGAAGTGAAAAACGCTCTTTGATGTCGGCGGTGAATGCGTACGGGTCGACGGCTGCCGGGTGTATTTCCATTTCGGGTGATTCAAAACGGCTTAAATCCTGCAGATTGCAGACGAGCCGTTCGATATGGTTAAGTTCTGAATATAATGCCGCAAAGCGTTCCGCGTCCGGATGCAGCACGCCGTCGCTGAGTCCTTCGATCTGCATTTTAACGGCGGTAAGCGGCGTTCGCAAATCGTGGGATATATCCTGCATCCACTGCCGCCTCAGCGATTCTTCACGCTTGAGCGTCGTTTGCAGTTGCCGTACGGATTCCGTTATCCGGTCGAATTCCTGTATACCGGTCGACGCGATGTGGGCTTCCGTTACCGGCAGTCCGGTAATGGAATTGGAGAGCACCGCCGTTTTTGCGGAAAAGACGGACGACGTCAATATTGACAATACGAGGGCACACGCTACGGCTGCCAGCGCGCCGACCGCCAGTGCCCGTTCCATGGTTGACAGAAAAATCCGGTTCGCCTTATACGCAAGAAAATCGACGCTGTCGGCGGCTAAATATCCGATGAGCGTCGTTCCGTCTTTAATCGGTACCGGCGGATTGAGCGATAGAAAAGACGTCAGCGGGCCGGTGCTTTTTTCGACTTCGGGCACCGTTTTCCGTTTTCCCTGTTCCAGCAGCAGCAGGGGTTTTCGGTCCGTGTCGAATACGTACACGTACAGCGAATCCGTCACGTACGGCAGCAGCGCTTTTTCCAGCGAAGATTCGCTCAGCCCTCCGGTCAGGCGGTACGTTTTTGAAATGACCGGCAGCAGCAGTTTTTTAAGTTCATCCTGTTTGTCGAAATTCCAACTCGATACGGACGTTCGTATCGCGGCGGAAAAAATAAACGACATGATCAGCAACACGGCGCAGGAAACGGCGATCTGTCCGGAAAAAATTTTCCCGAATATCGTTTTCATGCGGACTCCGATCGGAGACTGCCGCCGAATTTGTAGCCGAAGCCCCTGACGGTAACTATCCAGCCCACGCCGAGTTTTGCCCGTAAGTTGGCGATGTGCGTATCGACGGTGCGTTCGGATCCTTCAAAAAAATAATTGAAGCATTCGGACAATATCTGTTCGCGGGAAACGACTTGGCCGCTGTTTTCTGCGAGATAGACGAGGATTTTCCATTCCGCGCCGGTCAGATTTACGTCGATTCCGTCTATAGCCAGCGTGTGTTTCGCCGTGTCAAGCGTTGCGCGGCTTTCGCCTTGCTGCCATTCGCCCGAAGCTCCGGGAACCGTTTCGGCACTGCCGCCGCTGCGTCTGAGCAGCGCCTGTACGCGGAGTACCAGTTCTTTGGCGGAAAACGGTTTGCAGATGTAATCGTCCGCACCCAGTTCAAAGCCCAAAATTCGGTCCGATTCGCTGTCTTTTGCCGTTAAAAAAATGATCGGTACTGCCGAGACTGCGCGTATCGATTTTGCAAGGGCAAATCCGTTTCCGTCGGGAAGCATGACGTCCAAAATGATCAGATCGGCTATTTCCCGCCGTACTGCGTCCAGTACACCCGCTCCGGTATCGAATTCTACCGTTTTGTGTCCGTCAAGCTGCAGGTAACCGGCGACGGCCTCGCGTATGAGCGTGTTGTCTTCAACAAGCATGATGCAGGACATGTCAGTCTCCGTACGTTATGTCGCGTATGGTGACGCCCGTTGCGTCGCGGATACAGAACGTGTTTCCGTCCCGGTCGTACGTGAACGATTCTTCAGCTACGGGCTCTCCGGCGGCGTTTTTCGTTACCGTGCGGCTTAAAAGCTCGCCCGAGTACGTTCTGTACTGCGTATCTTTGAGAACCGAGTCCGCGCCGAACCGCGTTACGGAACGTATTTTTTTACCGATATAGGTATAGACGACGGTTTCGTATAAACCGTTCCCGTCGTATCTGAGTTCTTTGACGGGCATTCCGGCGTCGTTGTATTCAAATGAAATCCGTTTCAGGATTTTGCCGTCTCCGTAGAGCGCCGTTTGCTCCGTTTTTCTGCCCGCATCGGTATAACTGAACGTTTCGGTGAGGGTAACCGCGCCGTCTGCGTTGTACGTTTTCTGTGCGGACAATAATCCGGCATCCGTGTATTCGGAAACGATCGTTCCTTCCACGGTTTGCGCTGCGTCGAGCGATGTTTCGGTAACGAGCAGGCCCGCTTCGTTATATTCGTAACGGTATGTCCATTTGAGTTGACCCGAAGCGTCCGTGCCTTTTATTTCAGAAACGAGGCCTTCCGGCGTGTAGTCGTACGTTACGGTCGTGTGGACGGTTCCGTCCGGCGAGAGGCGCTGTTCGGAGGCGATGCGGCCGGCATCGAAAAAAGCGATTCGCGACACGGTCAGCCGGCCGAACGATTCTCCCGTATATTCGGTCATTTTCAGCGGATTCCCTTGCAGCTTCAGCACGGTATTTTCCGCCGTATCCGCTTGAGCCGCTCCGTATGGTATGCAGAAAGCAAAACAGTAAACGCACAGTGCGGCCGGTATCAGACGTGTAGGTATTTTCACCGGTATCTCCTTTTACAGAGTTTGCCAAGATGTCGAGCTGCCCGAAACCCGTTTTTCAGGCAATTTCGGTTTCCTTGTAAATTCACTGTAATATTGTATAAAAAAAGGATAAAAAGAACAACCGTATGCAAAAAAACGGTTCGTTCGGTACGAACGTCTGTCGGCGGGACTGTCCGTAAACGCCGGTTTACGGACAGCTACGTAAGTACGGATACCGGATGGAGCCGGAAAAGCAGCATTCCGGCTCCGTTTTGTCAGTTGATGAGCGTGCCGTTTTCCGTGTGTACCGATTCCGATTCGGTACCGAGGTCGGCGGGGATCGGTTCTTCCGTCATATTTTCCGACGTTTCGCCCGCCAGACCGTATGTTGCGGCTGTATTGGCTGTGTCGGCCATAGCGTCGACTGCGGCGTTCCGTTCGGCCGCCGTTTCGGGTGAGTCGGAAAACTGCGGTTCGGCATACGTGTTCGCTTCCGGCAGGGTGTCGTTTTGTACGGCAGCCGCAGCCGTCTCGTCCTGTGTTTGCGGTTCGGCTTCGAGGCAGCCGGTCAACATCGTTGTCGCTGTGATCAGCAGCAGCGCTGAACAGACAGCTGCCACCGTGCAAATCGTATTCGTTTTTTTCATATCATGCTCCTTGATAAAGTGTTTTGTTGCGGACGCAGTCTAAAAAGCCGCATCTGCTTTTGGTGTCTTATTTTATGCTGACGCGAAAATCGGTAAACGTTTCCGCTATTTTATGTACGACGATTGAACCGGTGTTGATAGAGTCCAGTCCGACGAGTGCGCTTCCGTTCACCGTGAACGTGTTTCCCCGGATCTGAATCGGAAGTTCTTTGCCGGATAATGCGGTTATGGAACTTTTCATAAACAATTCTTCAGTAGTGAG
This sequence is a window from Treponema brennaborense DSM 12168. Protein-coding genes within it:
- the dnaE gene encoding DNA polymerase III subunit alpha codes for the protein MAVTDFVHLHVHSDYSLLDGAAKVKTLVARAKELGMSALALTDHGNMFGALRFEQLCHKEGIKPLVGCEFYVAGSSRHEHKGTEQGNKYYHLILIAKNVEGYRNLMMLTSRSYTEGMYYKPRIDEELIREYSGGLVCLSACLAGQLPQLLLNNQNKEAEDLVRRYRDIFGAENYFIELQDHGIAQQKEVAPKLIDIARKLGVPMVVTNDIHYCLKEDYIAQDVLVCIGTKKTRDDPRRMKFEGTEFYMKTGEEMAQLFPAYPEMIENTKRVADMCDLTIPQFSTKELKDCLPVYQIPPEFKTQDDYVRHLVYKGLEKRYPEITEEIRQRAEYELGIIFQMGFSGYFLIVWDFINWAKQNDIPVGPGRGSGAGSLVAYAMTITDIDPFRFNLIFERFLNPERISMPDFDVDICYEGRQDVIEYTRRKYGDPQVGHIVTFGTLKAKAVIKDVARVLDIPLSEVNILTKLVPDGPKVHLKDAFEVNEKIPGSGQLAPYRNDPRYKELFDLCFKLEDNNRNTSLHASGIVIGKSKLPEWAPVYKDSKTGKVAVQYTMDIIEPCGLVKMDYLGLKTLTLIKYAERIIRKRPGYEQFRADEVSETDEKTFDLFCAGQTSAVFQFESPGMQKILKQAQPRRLEDIVALNALYRPGPMDYIPQYIEGKFDSSKITYPDPCLKSILEETYGVMVYQEQVMQVAQRIAGYSLGGADMLRRAMGKKKVEVMAAEKTKFIEGAVKNGFTAEHAADIFEIMIPFAGYGFNKSHAAAYSVVAYRTAYLKANFPAEFIAANLTNEITSTDKLPEYITEGRSMGLEIDPPDINRSDKVFDVVDGRIVFGLLGIKGLGEAAADAIIAERKANGPYTDFMNFLDRVNTHDVNKKAIEVLIKTGAFDKLDKNRATLTANMERAIDYAESKKSAGRFGQVSLFEDSGVQEFADFKYEEQPEIPVMEMLNMEKELIGCYVSGHPLDKYRETIKNAATVTSATMGRAQEGKQYQIIGLLKNIRTITTKKGAQMAFAQLEDLNGSFDLTFFPKTWEQIKATGRVAEETVQAFAGKVDKSRDPDAPSFLVDELLDPAALQVKTARELHVKLSSFFTKEQQLYPLRDFLFGTTGTCCVYFHMETDNKDYIVKSNAQMTVPGTDSFISELESQPLVDSVWRE
- a CDS encoding YggT family protein produces the protein MALILNILTGIVSVYTMLCFIRILLTWVPSLTYSKFVQFLARICDPYLDVFKRFRFLRIGMIDFSPVAAIGVLVAASSLFSSIVLQNSISLGGILAALLNVVWVVLSSVLGFLILLLVIRLIVLLVSKNASSSIWQMLDSTLNPVIYRIAGMFSTKNSQFLSQKKAIGISLAVLVVCQLVLGSLMRIIISLCLHLPF
- the recG gene encoding ATP-dependent DNA helicase RecG, which encodes MKLTEIETPVSTLAGIGPARAKLFAALGIYTVADLLAYYPRDWEDRTQRVPLAQFRSNGKVHTVARVTGHSWFGYGKMKTLKIHITDGSADAELVAFNRPFLEKSLPDGAIIAVTGTFSERYGRLQSSAFETALIAPGGSLAEYETKRVPGSAVFPVYSLTAGLSQAQMRKAVRKALQEYARGIEDTLPADVIETRHLLRKQAALHAMHCPETLRQALDARRTLIYEELYHFQTAIGLSALRHKGRLPDDEKQPFFATGSDVMPENSEREHTQETLTETFARKLSPRQKKLFDSLPFELTADQMKCISEMNDDIDRAEQSRAKAAAGKPLYTMARLVQGDVGSGKTLTAFFACLRTADWGGQCALLAPTELLARQHAESAAKLLEQTGVTLAFLTGNITAESRGPLLKSLKAGDIDIVIGTHALFSRNVHYKDLRLAVIDEQHRFGVLQRNAIIEKGRQPAAPDSPQYVVPSLLMLSATPIPRTLALTAFGDLDVSVIRTMPRGRLPVKTYLTRMGNEKNVYDYVRAEVAKGHQAYFVYPRIEESESDDDGSLIPDTGNGIKNAEDMYRFLSQEVYPQFRIALVHSRIEEAEQHRILDDFKNGRTDILVATSVVEVGVDVPNATCMVVEHADRFGMAALHQLRGRVGRSSLQSFCFLVYGAHISKTGIERMKALHETTDGFVIAEQDLQLRGPGEVSGIQQSGYLTLGIADPVRDSQLLELARQDAFDHIRRSPAYASALAQPD